A window of the Brassica oleracea var. oleracea cultivar TO1000 chromosome C1, BOL, whole genome shotgun sequence genome harbors these coding sequences:
- the LOC106312927 gene encoding DNA repair protein RAD5 → MGEEGSAVALGDGFPPDDLDVGFEFEDDDEDLTIDFETIYRILDEKPPDSSEGSQENSSPAGSGSSPDELNNSHLQNGIQMVDSFASRDSYTLRGSPSGTGSFDDHVKLASGLSPSPARTCSASLKDWFSVSPDEKPVEPYAMSAFCYHSNTLGNGADNPLSPAHNCYNTSGPSLTEHTPSFAFQFFPNKEEAVNDVDSGVSECLSDGARRMVFDTHGRVDYGSSDRKPVVDFSSARGIGFNCESNSSVPLPSAKPYNRFDSHFADNCSSTFQGNKAAPVKVKPEAESEKLVCSSVPKEESNIDPVYAPGETSHWWSGASGCSVSYQTDIQEGFAFMAQQTGFPSQDSGNSSNFYDSNACLQYVAADPSSATQINGYVDSLTQVNQEHIQPRSVDYNFSNASLESVQSLSPESISDSDDDSDVYIIETNGQSANPYRPLAMKIPVVSSQYSPSGHTFNQPGGTRLQSNKENMIFQAALQDLSLPEAEANLPDGVLAVPLMRHQRIALSWMAHKETTGFPCSGGILADDQGLGKTISTIALILKERSTPSRTCEESIKKEVFDLESEGGECASSKPNGQSEQVDGNSVDKVRGRPAAGTLVVCPTSVMRQWGDEIRKKVTTEAKLSVLVYHGSSRTKDPHELAKYDVVVTTYSIVSMEVPKQPLVDDEDEEKDDLHNGEGAAAGLCPNKKRKYPPDSQKKGSKKKKRLDRASAEAQSGPLAKVSWFRVVLDEAQSIKNHKTQVARACWGLRAKRRWCLSGTPIQNSIDDLYSYFRFLKYDPYSSYVWFCNSIKNPVAKTPVKGYQKLQAILKTVMLRRTKGSLIDGKPVISLPPKSIELRKVEFTEEERDFYSNLEKESRSQFQEYKEAGTVKQNYVNILLMLLRLRQACDHPLLVKGEYSFTWESSLGLAKKENFSETSLQICGICNDSPEDAVVSVCGHVFCKQCFYECLTGDDNICPIANCNGRLTAMPSMHDNATSVHVETVDSCSEGLPYESSKIKAALEILQSLARPQDLTDIKQITQKGADSSLSATPLKVVGEKAIVFSQWTKMLDLLEASLISSRIQYRRLDGTMSVAARDKAVQDFNTLPEVTVMIMSLKAASLGLNMVAACHVLMLDLWWNPTTEDQAIDRAHRIGQTRPVTVVRFTVKETVEDRILALQQKKRMMVASAFGEDEKGSRQSHLTVEDLNYLFMAD, encoded by the exons ATGGGTGAGGAGGGTTCCGCGGTTGCCCTGGGCGATGGATTTCCTCCTGATGATCTTGATGTTGGTTTTGAGTTTGAAGACGACGATGAAGATCTCACTATTGACTTCGAAACCATTTACCGTATTCTAGATGAGAAGCCGCCCGATTCTTCTGAG GGTAGCCAAGAAAATTCATCTCCAGCTGGTTCTGGTTCTTCACCTGACGAACTTAATAATTCACACTTGCAAAATG GAATTCAGATGGTTGATTCGTTTGCCTCTCGGGATTCTTATACCTTAAGAGGTTCGCCTTCTGGGACTGGTTCTTTTGATGACCATGTCAAACTTGCCTCTGGCCTTAGTCCTTCACCTGCTCGTACTTGCTCCGCAAGTCTTAAAGATTGGTTTTCAGTGAGCCCGGATGAGAAGCCTGTCGAACCCTATGCCATGTCTGCTTTTTGTTATCACTCCAATACTCTCGGCAACGGTGCGGATAACCCTCTCTCTCCTGCACACAATTGCTACAATACAAGTGGTCCATCCTTAACAGAACATACCCCTAGTTTCGCATTTCAGTTCTTTCCCAATAAAGAAGAAGCTGTGAATGATGTTGACAGTGGTGTAAGTGAGTGTCTGTCGGATGGTGCCAGACGGATGGTTTTTGATACACACGGGAGAGTAGACTACGGATCTTCAGACAGGAAACCTGTTGTTGATTTCTCTAGTGCAAGAGGGATCGGTTTCAATTGTGAAAGTAATTCCTCAGTTCCTCTTCCCTCTGCCAAACCGTACAATCGTTTTGACAGTCACTTTGCTGATAACTGTTCAAGCACTTTTCAGGGTAATAAAGCTGCCCCTGTGAAGGTTAAGCCAGAGGCTGAGTCAGAGAAACTGGTTTGCAGTTCAGTTCCAAAGGAAGAAAGCAATATTGACCCTGTTTATGCACCTGGGGAAACCAGTCATTGGTGGTCTGGTGCATCTGGCTGTTCAGTCTCCTATCAGACAGATATTCAAGAAGGATTCGCATTTATGGCACAGCAAACTGGTTTCCCTAGTCAAGACAGTGGCAACTCCAGTAACTTTTATGATTCAAATGCATGTTTGCAATATGTTGCCGCAGATCCGAGCTCAGCGACACAGATCAATGGGTATGTAGACTCTCTGACACAAGTAAACCAAGAACATATTCAACCAAGGAGCGTTGATTATAATTTCTCAAATGCGAGCTTAGAATCAGTTCAAAGTCTTTCTCCAGAAAGTATATCCGACAGTGATGATGATTCTGATGTCTACATAATAGAAACTAATGGTCAATCTGCAAACCCATATCGACCTCTAGCTATGAAAATCCCCGTGGTTTCTTCACAGTATTCTCCAAGTGGTCATACTTTCAATCAACCTGGAGGCACGAGGCTCCAGTCAAACAAAGAAAATATGATCTTTCAAGCTGCATTGCAG GATCTCTCTCTGCCTGAAGCTGAAGCAAATCTTCCTGATGGTGTCTTGGCAGTTCCGCTTATGAGACATCAG CGAATTGCATTGTCGTGGATGGCACATAAGGAGACAACTGGCTTCCCCTGTTCGGGAGGAATTCTTGCTGATGATCAG GGACTTGGGAAGACAATTTCCACCATAGCACTCATACTAAAGGAACGGTCTACACCTTCCCGAACATGTGAAGAGAGTATCAAGAAAGAAGTTTTTGACTTAGAAAGCGAGGGTGGAGAATGTGCGTCCTCAAAACCTAATGGACAGAGTGAGCAAGTTGATGGAAATAGTGTGGATAAGGTGAGGGGAAGGCCAGCTGCTGGAACGCTTGTTGTCTGTCCCACAAGTGTTATGCGACAGTGGGGTGATGAAATACGCAAGAAGGTAACTACTGAAGCGAAACTCTCTGTACTTGTATACCATGGGTCAAGCAGAACGAAGGATCCTCATGAGTTGGCTAAATATGATGTTGTGGTTACTACATATTCTATCGTGAGCATGGAAGTACCAAAGCAGCCTCTTGTTGATGATGAGGATGAGGAGAAGGATGATTTACATAATGGTGAAGGTGCAGCTGCTGGCCTGTGCCCAAACAAGAAAAGGAAATATCCTCCCGATTCTCAAAAGAAGGGCTCAAAGAAGAAGAAACGTCTTGACCGCGCATCGGCTGAGGCTCAGTCGGGCCCTCTTGCAAAAGTTTCCTGGTTCAGAGTTGTTCTGGATGAGGCACAGAGCATTAAGAATCACAAGACCCAAGTTGCAAGAGCATGCTGGGGCCTTCGTGCTAAACGGAGGTGGTGTTTGTCTGGTACTCCAATCCAGAATTCAATCGATGACCTCTATAGCTACTTCCGGTTCCTCAAATATGATCCTTATTCTTCCTACGTTTGGTTCTGTAATTCAATTAAGAACCCTGTAGCTAAGACCCCGGTGAAAGGATATCAGAAGCTGCAGGCTATCCTTAAAACAGTGATGCTTCGCCGAACTAAAG GTTCACTTATTGACGGGAAACCCGTAATCTCTTTACCTCCGAAGTCAATAGAGCTGAGAAAAGTGGAATTCACTGAGGAGGAACGTGATTTCTACTCCAACTTAGAAAAAGAATCTCGTAGTCAATTCCAG GAATATAAAGAAGCCGGGACAGTAAAGCAAAATTACGTAAATATTTTGTTGATGCTCTTGCGTCTTCGCCAAGCTTGTGATCACCCACTTCTCGTTAAAGGAGAATACAGTTTTACTTGGGAATCCTCTCTCGGATTAGCTAAGAAGGAGAATTTCTCAGAAACTTCATTGCAAATTTGTGGTATCTGCAAT GATTCACCTGAGGATGCTGTTGTGTCAGTCTGTGGCCACGTTTTCTGCAAGCAGTGCTTTTATGAATGCCTTACGGGAGACGATAATATATGCCCGATTGCAAACTGCAATGGCAGACTCACTGCTATGCCTTCCATGCATGATAATGCCACTTCAGTTCATGTTGAGACTGTTGACTCTTGTTCTGAAGGTCTTCCATATGAGTCATCAAAAATCAAGGCTGCTCTAGAGATCTTACAATCACTTGCCAGGCCGCAAGATCTGACAGATATAAAGCAAATCACTCAAAAGGGAGCGGACTCCAGTCTTTCTGCAACTCCACTCAAGGTTGTTGGAGAAAAAGCCATTGTTTTCTCTCAATGGACGAAGATGCTGGACCTGCTTGAAGCTTCTCTTATAAGTTCGCGTATTCAGTATAGAAGGCTCGATGGAACAATGTCAGTTGCTGCTCGAGATAAAGCAGTGCAGGATTTCAACACTCTCCCTGAG GTTACTGTAATGATCATGTCACTCAAGGCTGCTAGTCTCGGACTGAACATGGTAGCAGCGTGTCATGTTCTAATGCTAGACTTGTGGTGGAACCCAACAACGGAGGATCAGGCTATCGATAGAGCACATCGCATAGGACAAACAAGACCAGTAACAGTGGTTCGATTCACAGTGAAAGAAACAGTGGAAGATCGCATATTAGCCCTTCAG CAAAAGAAGAGAATGATGGTAGCGTCTGCATTTGGTGAAGATGAAAAGGGAAGCCGACAGTCTCACCTCACAGTGGAGGACTTGAACTATCTGTTTATGGCAGATTAA
- the LOC106336564 gene encoding uncharacterized protein LOC106336564, giving the protein MSLSQRLLVADSHRQTREEAAGRIEASGDSGTSGSRNRGEDRSDASIGSERSGSEASSRAPRPSRRVHRRVCFDQIGCHPTIYHPGRIFEELSPLPPDLLRDPRAQSWGNVFCSCSSHKTVKDLQRENGGAGVTYIIPSTEQRPWSPPLVTSYTFRRDIAVSQLLNWSLRIAVMLMVMAAEIDISMSVRVFEELTFTKAEPNMIFSVKMHANYNVLTGHQIRTQDWQHSYFYIKSDEHAFKEPLGDDYRVLWNKELVPHLNTIAYPEKFFESAQAIATHSHLRWPDLSREWIRRQQARTARGGGASEERASSLVDEGVGAEPSALSPRKKKKSKKLKRKATDAAPLEIAASLDEASEGLEARKKKGGRKRPREGATSSIDQDEAPAGGREGAAEDLVETDPAEAVPEDRPKKT; this is encoded by the exons ATGAGTTTATCTCAGCGTCTTTTAGTCGCTGATTCCCACAGGCAAACGCGCGAGGAAGCCGCTGGTCGCATCGAAGCCAGTGGTGACAGTGGCACGAGCGGTAGTAGGAACAGAGGGGAGGACCGAAGTGATGCCTCGATAGGTTCTGAGCGGAGTGGTTCTGAAGCATCGAGTCGAGCTCCAAGACCTTCGAGACGAGTTCATCGGAGGGTTTGCTTCGACCAGATAGGTTGCCATCCCACGATATATCATCCCGGCCGGATCTTTGAGGAACTTTCCCCGCTTCCGCCTGACTTGTTGCGTGACCCGCGGGCTCAGTCGTGGGGGAACGTGTTCTGTTCTTGCTCCTCTCATAAGACTGTGAAGGATTTGCAAAGGGAGAATGGTGGCGCCGGCGTTACATACATCATCCCGTCTACCGAGCAACGGCCTTGGTCGCCTCCA TTGGTGACGTCGTACACGTTTCGTCGGGACATCGCAGTCTCTCAGCTGTTGAACTGGTCGTTGCGTATAGCCGTTATGTTGATGGTTATGGCGGCGGAGATAGATATCTCGATGAGTGTGAGAGTGTTCGAGGAGTTGACTTTCACGAAGGCTGAGCCGAACATGATTTTCTCGGTGAAGATGCATGCGAACTACAACGTCTTGACCGGTCATCAGATTAGGACGCAAGATTGGCAACATTCGTATTTTTATATCAAGTCAGACGAGCATGCTTTCAAAGAACCACTGGGGGACGACTACCGCGTTCTATGGAATAAAGAACTTG TTCCCCATTTGAATACGATCGCATATCCAGAGAAATTCTTTGAAAGCGCGCAGGCGATCGCAACGCATAGCCACCTCCGTTGGCCGGACCTTAGTCGAGAGTGGATACGTCGTCAACAAGCCAGAACTGCCAGAG GTGGTGGAGCTTCCGAAGAGAGAGCATCCAGTTTAGTCGACGAGGGCGTTGGGGCAGAGCCTTCTGCTTTGAGTCCCAGAAAGAAGAAGAAGAGCAAGAAACTAAAGAGGAAAGCAACTGATGCGGCTCCTCTCGAAATTGCCGCTTCTCTCGATGAAGCTTCTGAGGGTTTGGAGGCGAGGAAGAAAAAGGGAGGAAGGAAGAGGCCTCGCGAAGGGGCTACTTCCTCTATCGATCAAGACGAGGCGCCAGCAGGAGGACGAGAAGGCGCTGCAGAGGATCTCGTCGAGACAGACCCGGCCGAGGCGGTGCCTGAGGATCGTCCAAAAAAAACGTAG